One window of the Solanum stenotomum isolate F172 chromosome 11, ASM1918654v1, whole genome shotgun sequence genome contains the following:
- the LOC125843950 gene encoding acyl-CoA-binding domain-containing protein 4: MGSDGQNWYLGLTYDQWVPLSVSGPTPAARYKHAAVTVDGKLYIIGGSRNGRYLSDIQVFDLKSLTWSTIKLNSGVLPATSGHNMILWENKLLFLAGQSKDVSDTVTVWFIDLQSYECGVIETFGKLPVARGGQSVTLFGSKLIMFGGEDQHRRLLNDISVLDLETMTWSTVETMQTSPAPRFDHTAALHANRYLLILGGCSHSIFFNDLHVLDLETMEWSQPQLQGDLVSPRAGHAGVTIGDNWYIVGGGDNKSGVPETLMLNMSKLVVSVLATVKGRDPLASEGLSVSSASLDGENFLVAFGGYNGKYNNEVYVMRPKPRDVLHPKILQSPAAEAAAASVRAAYALTKPEKLDLSEREDTSFKEVHIDSTQQNLLAEISALGEQKKVLESSLADVRAENVDLRNKIEDVNNTHADLSKELQSVQGQLISERSRCAKLEAQIAELKKMLESMQSIEEEVQALRKEKSEFEHDMERVSSVQKQGSGGAWKWITG; this comes from the exons ATGGGATCTGATGGTCAAAATTGGTATTTGGGTTTAACCTATGACCAATGGGTTCCTCTGTCTGTCTCTGGTCCGACACCAGCTGCTCGCTACAAG CATGCAGCTGTCACAGTTGATGGGAAATTATATATCATCGGTGGAAGTCGTAATGGACGATACCTGTCTGACATTCAG GTCTTTGATCTAAAAAGTTTGACATGGTCAACCATAAAGTTGAATTCTGGAGTTCTTCCAGCTACCTCTGGCCACAATATG ATCTTGTGGGAAAATAAACTTCTATTTCTTGCTGGTCAGTCAAAGGATGTTTCTGACACAGTAAC TGTATGGTTCATTGATCTTCAATCATATGAATGTGGTGTTATAGAGACCTTTGGAAAACTTCCG GTAGCTCGAGGTGGGCAATCTGTCACCCTTTTTGGATCTAAACTCATAATGTTCGGTGGAGAAGACCAGCATAGGCGTCTGCTAAATGATATTAGTGTTCTTGATCTAGAGACAATGACTTGGAGTACTGTTGAGACCAT GCAGACGTCCCCAGCTCCCAGGTTTGATCATACAGCTGCACTCCATGCCAATCGCTACCTTCTGATTCTGGGTGGATGTtctcattcaatttttttcaacgATCTTCATGTCCTTGACTTGGAAACG ATGGAATGGTCTCAACCACAACTTCAGGGGGATCTGGTTAGTCCAAGAGCTGGTCATGCTGGTGTTACTATAGGTGACAACTGGTATATTGTCGGTGGTGGAGATAACAAAAGCG GTGTGCCAGAAACACTTATGTTAAATATGTCGAAGCTTGTAGTGTCAGTATTAGCAACTGTAAAGGGGAGAGATCCACTCGCGAGTGAG GGACTGAGTGTCTCTTCAGCATCACTTGATGGTGAGAATTTCTTGGTTGCTTTTGGTGGATACAACGGGAAGTACAATAATGAG GTATATGTTATGAGGCCTAAACCAAGGGATGTATTACATCCCAAGATACTTCAGTCACCAGCAGCCGAAGCAGCAGCTGCTTCTGTTAGAGCTGCATATGCCTTAACTAAACCAGAAAAGTTAGACTTATCCGAGAGAGAAGATACCAGTTTTAAGGAAGTTCACATTGATAGCACCCAGCAAAATCTTTTGGCCGAAATTAGTGCTCTGGGAGAGCAGAAAAAGGTGTTGGAGTCATCACTTGCAGATGTCAGAGCAGAAAATGTTGATCTCAGGAATAAAATTGAAGATGTCAATAATACTCATGCCGACTTGTCTAAG GAGCTTCAGTCGGTTCAAGGTCAACTTATATCTGAGAGATCAAGATGTGCTAAACTGGAG GCACAAATAGCAGAGCTAAAAAAGATGCTAGAGTCTATGCAGTCCATAGAGGAGGAAGTTCAAGCTCTACGAAAGGAGAAGTCTGAATTCGAACACGACATGGAGCGTGTTTCATCTGTCCAGAAACAGGGCTCGGGTGGGGCTTGGAAGTGGATTACTGGATAA